In the Perca flavescens isolate YP-PL-M2 chromosome 20, PFLA_1.0, whole genome shotgun sequence genome, one interval contains:
- the jmjd7 gene encoding LOW QUALITY PROTEIN: bifunctional peptidase and (3S)-lysyl hydroxylase JMJD7 (The sequence of the model RefSeq protein was modified relative to this genomic sequence to represent the inferred CDS: substituted 1 base at 1 genomic stop codon) — protein METVKKRLAEFSLEAHDLYLNRAVPYLEAPPDPLNFYRDWIAPNKPCIIRNAFSHWPALSRWTPEYLREKVGSKVISVAVTPNGYADAVNGDRFVMPEERRMSFSSVLDILQGKVTHLFXFQTERVFYVQKQCSNLLDELPELTDDVETHVSWMSAAPRLLLFFLLLGKLPDAVNFWLGEANAVTSMHKDHYENLYCVISGEKNFILLPPTDRPFIPYGVYQPAVYRQRDDGEFEIVDQSGTEKVPWIPLDPLDPDLERYPGYGAARPLRCSVKAGEMLYLPALWFHHVTQSHAAIAVNFWYDMEYDIKYNYYQLLETLSEVTGKGGGS, from the exons ATGGAGACCGTGAAGAAACGTTTGGCCGAGTTTTCACTGGAGGCTCacg ATCTGTATCTGAACCGGGCCGTGCCGTACCTGGAGGCGCCGCCCGACCCGCTGAACTTCTACCGAGACTGGATCGCTCCCAACAAGCCCTGCATCATCCGCAACGCCTTCAGCCATTGGCCGGCTCTGTCCAGGTGGACGCCGGAGTACCTGAG GGAGAAGGTGGGGTCAAAGGTCATCAGCGTGGCCGTGACTCCGAACGGCTACGCCGACGCCGTCAACGGCGACCGCTTCGTGATGCCGGAGGAGAGACGCATGAGCTTCTCCTCTGTGCTCGACATCCTCCAGGGGAAGGTCACACACCTCTTTTAGTTCCAAA CAGAGAGGGTGTTTTACGTCCAGAAGCAGTGCTCCAACCTGCTGGACGAGCTGCCGGAGCTCACCGACGACGTGGAGACGCACGTCTCCTGGATGAGCGCTGCGCCtcg TTTATTGctattctttcttcttttaggAAAGTTACCAGATGCGGTGAATTTTTGGCTCGGAGAGGCGAACGCCGTCACGTCCA tgcatAAAGACCACTATGAGAATCTGTACTGTGTCATTTCTGGAGAGAAAAACTTCATCCTGCTGCCACCCACAGACCGACCCTTCATCCCCTACG GTGTGTACCAGCCGGCCGTTTACCGTCAACGCGACGACGGAGAGTTTGAGATCGTGGATCAGAGCGGCACGGAGAAG GTGCCGTGGATCCCTCTGGACCCTCTAGACCCGGACCTGGAGCGGTACCCCGGGTACGGGGCAGCCCGGCCGCTCCGCTGCAGCGTGAAGGCCGGAGAGATGCTGTACCTACCGGCACTCTGGTTCCACCATGTTACCCAATCACACGCTGCCAtcgcag TGAACTTCTGGTACGACATGGAGTACGACATCAAGTACAACTACTACCAGCTGCTGGAGACGCTGTCGGAGGTCacggggaaggggggggggtcgTGA